The Sporolituus thermophilus DSM 23256 nucleotide sequence GCAGGCCTTATACGAAACATAGCTGGGCTCGGGGACAAGCACTTCGTCGCCGGGGCTGAGGACGGCCCGCATCGCTAAATCGAAGGCTTCGCTCACGCCGACGGTGACGAGCACCTCTTTACGCGGGTCGTAGGTTACCTGGTAGTCGCGCGCGAGCAGCCGGGCGATTTCTTCCCGCAGTTCCAGCAGGCCGAAGTTAGACGTATAGGCCGTATAGCCGCGGTGGAGACCGTGGATGCAGCTTTCGCGGATGTGCCAGGGGGTGATAAAGTCTGGTTCGCCCACGCCCAAGGAAATGACGCCCTTCATTTCGGCTACAATGTCGAAAAAGCGGCGGATCCCCGACGGCGGGATGGATTTGACGAGCGGCGAGACGCGGTCAGCCCAGGTCATGGCGTCACCGCCAATCTCCGGTCTTCTTCCCGGTCTTCCAGGATGACCCCGGCTTCCTTGTACTGTTTGAGGATGAAATGGGTGGTCGTGCTCATAACGCCTTCCATGGTTGCCAGCTTGGTCGCGACAAACCGGGCCACTTCCTTCATGTTTTTCCCTTCCACGATGACGGCCAGATCATAGGCGCCGGACATAAGGTACAAGCTGCGCACTTCCGGGAACCGGCAAATACGTTCGGCAATCGCGTCAAAGCCAACTTCCCGCTGGGGGGTGATGCGG carries:
- a CDS encoding Lrp/AsnC family transcriptional regulator; protein product: MKELLELLEKDHRLTAEQLAAMLGRPVEEIAAALKDLEAQKVILKYHTFINWEKAGVDTVTALIDVRITPQREVGFDAIAERICRFPEVRSLYLMSGAYDLAVIVEGKNMKEVARFVATKLATMEGVMSTTTHFILKQYKEAGVILEDREEDRRLAVTP